One window of Aliarcobacter lanthieri genomic DNA carries:
- a CDS encoding DUF748 domain-containing protein produces the protein MKTLRIIFYTLISLIVVYTLAGFFLVPYIAKNQIIKNLDELLTTKTKIEKIYFNPLTLYIEVDHFALVDESIDEYVISFDNFSLQFAPFKSIEKRYLSVKNITLDGIYANIIEKEKGIFNITELLKDSNNDQVEEIENIEDNSTEFIKYLISKIVLKNAYIDYRSLVDEQKYALNLKDINYTIYDFGTYKNSLSSNNLEFILNENSFVKIGGGIKLDPFEAYGQINIKDLKIKEILDFDKKLFNFELNKEANLNLILNYNIELKDGFKMQLSTDLLDINNVKLNQNNKEIATLNKLDIKKIYFDFNSQIINLEDILIQDLVAKMSLDKSGINFANLVNSSTQSQEDINNDEQQPWIINLSDIKLSGNYNLIDSLNNSNLTIKAINLSADSLHIVDSLVLLDNANLSTSNVNYKDTKNNFNVNSNKTNIKVNNLKVENGKTDVGNIAISKNGLEFNENNSKIKLVSKNIDLNLSKLSIFDDISFNVANLKTNDFNFQELNSKISINSKNINLKANNFLLDKTNNISLKGSELTKSDINFFDATNSIQVDTKSANLQLADLKYKKDTLLIGEIKYKDPKIQVENLESNLKIEAKNIDLNLKKLISKETFFKIEKTALTNPHLSIILPKSNKIKEEEIKIEEGTKLVDKKPFRFVLGPVDIKDMNFDFEDKNLPLPFKTTISKLNGTVSEVKNKENSTSNLEIKGVVDEYGVAKITGIVNPNNIKILTDVNMKFQNISMKSFTPYTAKFVGREIKDGKLELDLNYNITESNLKAKNNILIKKIELGNKIESPDAMNLPLDLAIALLEDSSNTIDINLPISGNVDDPQFSVGSIVWKALINLITKAVTSPFSLIGSLFNFSEDEIKSVNFELNESEITPIQKETLDKIAIILKEKSEFAIKIYPSFDTKKEKGSTGKQRVENIKDYLVKEKSIDEKQVIIDFNIAKSNKNIDLNIEKIK, from the coding sequence ATGAAAACTTTAAGAATTATTTTTTATACTTTAATATCTTTAATTGTAGTTTATACTCTTGCTGGATTTTTTTTAGTTCCTTATATTGCTAAAAATCAAATTATTAAAAATCTAGATGAACTTCTTACAACAAAGACAAAAATTGAAAAAATATATTTTAATCCTTTGACTTTATATATAGAAGTAGATCATTTTGCTTTAGTTGATGAATCAATAGATGAATATGTAATTTCATTTGATAACTTTTCTTTACAATTTGCTCCTTTTAAATCTATTGAAAAAAGATATTTAAGTGTAAAAAATATTACTCTTGATGGAATTTATGCAAATATTATAGAAAAAGAAAAAGGAATCTTCAATATTACAGAACTATTAAAAGATAGTAATAATGACCAAGTAGAAGAAATAGAAAATATAGAAGATAATTCAACAGAATTTATAAAATATCTTATTTCAAAGATTGTATTAAAAAATGCCTACATAGACTATAGAAGTTTAGTTGATGAACAAAAATATGCTCTAAATTTAAAAGATATTAATTATACTATTTATGATTTTGGAACATATAAAAATTCACTTTCATCAAATAATCTGGAGTTTATACTAAATGAAAATAGTTTTGTAAAAATTGGTGGTGGAATAAAACTAGATCCATTTGAAGCATATGGACAAATAAATATAAAAGATTTAAAAATAAAAGAGATTTTAGATTTTGATAAAAAACTTTTTAATTTTGAGTTAAATAAAGAAGCAAATCTAAATTTGATTTTAAACTATAATATTGAGTTAAAAGATGGATTTAAAATGCAATTAAGTACAGATTTACTTGATATAAATAATGTAAAATTAAATCAAAACAATAAAGAGATAGCTACTTTAAATAAACTTGATATTAAAAAAATATACTTTGATTTCAATTCACAAATTATAAATTTAGAAGATATACTTATACAAGATTTAGTTGCAAAGATGAGCTTGGATAAAAGTGGAATAAATTTTGCAAATTTAGTAAATAGTTCTACTCAGTCGCAAGAAGATATAAATAATGATGAGCAACAACCTTGGATTATTAATCTTTCGGATATTAAATTAAGTGGAAATTATAATCTTATTGATAGTTTAAATAATTCAAACTTAACAATAAAAGCTATAAATTTAAGTGCTGATAGTTTACATATAGTTGATAGTTTAGTTCTTTTAGATAATGCAAATTTATCAACTTCAAATGTAAATTATAAAGATACTAAAAATAATTTTAATGTAAATTCAAATAAAACAAATATAAAAGTAAATAATTTAAAAGTAGAAAATGGAAAAACTGATGTTGGAAATATAGCTATTTCAAAAAATGGCTTAGAATTTAATGAAAACAATTCAAAAATTAAATTAGTTTCTAAAAATATTGATTTAAACTTATCAAAATTATCTATTTTTGATGATATTTCATTTAATGTAGCAAATTTAAAAACAAATGATTTTAATTTCCAAGAATTGAATTCAAAAATATCAATAAATTCAAAGAATATAAATTTAAAAGCTAATAATTTTTTATTAGATAAAACAAATAATATTTCACTAAAAGGTAGTGAACTTACAAAATCAGATATAAACTTTTTTGATGCAACAAATAGCATACAAGTGGATACTAAAAGTGCAAATTTACAACTAGCAGATCTTAAATATAAAAAAGATACTCTTCTTATTGGAGAAATTAAATATAAAGACCCAAAAATACAAGTTGAAAACTTAGAATCAAATCTTAAAATTGAAGCAAAAAATATAGATTTGAATTTAAAGAAATTGATAAGTAAAGAAACATTTTTTAAAATAGAAAAAACAGCTTTAACAAATCCTCATTTATCTATAATATTACCAAAATCTAATAAAATAAAAGAAGAAGAAATAAAAATAGAAGAAGGTACTAAGTTAGTAGATAAAAAACCTTTTAGATTTGTTTTAGGTCCAGTTGATATTAAAGATATGAATTTTGATTTTGAAGACAAAAATCTTCCTCTTCCTTTTAAGACGACTATTTCAAAATTAAATGGAACAGTTTCTGAAGTTAAAAATAAAGAAAATAGTACTTCAAATCTTGAAATAAAAGGTGTAGTTGATGAGTATGGAGTTGCAAAAATAACTGGAATTGTGAATCCAAATAATATTAAAATTTTAACTGATGTAAATATGAAATTTCAGAATATTTCTATGAAAAGTTTTACTCCATATACAGCTAAGTTTGTAGGACGTGAAATAAAAGATGGAAAATTAGAGTTAGATTTAAATTATAATATTACTGAATCAAATTTAAAAGCTAAAAACAATATTCTTATCAAAAAAATAGAGTTAGGAAATAAAATTGAAAGTCCTGATGCCATGAATTTACCTCTTGATTTGGCTATTGCACTTTTAGAGGATTCTTCAAATACAATAGATATAAATCTTCCTATTTCAGGAAATGTTGATGATCCACAATTTTCAGTTGGTTCTATTGTATGGAAAGCACTTATTAATCTTATTACAAAAGCAGTGACATCACCATTCTCATTAATTGGTTCTTTATTTAATTTTAGTGAAGATGAGATAAAAAGTGTAAACTTTGAATTAAATGAAAGCGAAATAACTCCTATTCAAAAAGAGACTTTAGATAAAATTGCAATTATATTAAAAGAAAAAAGTGAATTTGCTATAAAAATTTATCCATCTTTTGATAC
- a CDS encoding ABC transporter ATP-binding protein encodes MYIIDFENIDVGYDENIILKDLNLKIKDKEHFAILGANGSGKSTLMKLIQSQIYPRHTKEFKKEIFGKSRYSIFELRKELGIITNDLHNTFEREAGYLNGFGVVLSGYYSSVGIFTHQDFTKEQIEKAKEVMAFLEIEDLRYKKVSAMSTGQLRKCIIGRALIHDPKAFILDEPTVGLDIKAQINFIKTLKKLSINSTIIIVTHHLEEVFEEIENVALIYNNTIYKIGKKEDILTSENLSITFDTELTIKEKNNRYFIEEIL; translated from the coding sequence ATGTATATAATTGACTTTGAAAATATAGATGTAGGATACGATGAGAATATAATATTAAAAGATTTAAATCTAAAAATTAAAGATAAAGAACACTTTGCAATACTAGGTGCAAATGGAAGTGGAAAATCAACTTTAATGAAGTTAATTCAATCACAAATTTATCCAAGACATACAAAAGAGTTTAAAAAAGAGATTTTTGGTAAAAGTAGATATTCTATTTTTGAATTAAGAAAAGAGTTAGGAATAATTACTAATGATTTACATAATACTTTTGAAAGAGAAGCTGGATATCTAAATGGTTTTGGAGTTGTTTTAAGTGGATATTATAGTTCTGTTGGAATTTTTACTCATCAAGATTTTACAAAAGAGCAGATAGAAAAAGCAAAAGAAGTTATGGCTTTTTTAGAGATTGAAGATTTAAGATATAAAAAAGTATCTGCTATGAGTACAGGACAATTAAGAAAATGTATAATAGGTAGAGCTTTAATACATGATCCAAAAGCATTTATTTTAGATGAACCAACAGTTGGACTGGATATAAAAGCTCAAATAAATTTTATAAAAACATTAAAAAAACTTTCTATAAATTCAACAATTATAATAGTAACTCATCACCTTGAAGAAGTTTTTGAAGAAATAGAAAATGTTGCTTTAATTTATAATAATACAATTTATAAAATAGGGAAAAAAGAAGATATTTTAACTAGTGAGAATTTAAGTATTACTTTTGATACAGAGCTTACAATTAAAGAAAAAAATAATAGATACTTCATCGAAGAGATTTTATGA
- a CDS encoding diaminopimelate dehydrogenase gives MNNQIKVAIVGYGNLGRGVELSILKNPDMSLVAVFSRRDPKSVTTINTPVYSLDNILDFKEKIDVLILCGGSKDDLPIQGPKYAEHFNVVDSYDNHAEIPAYFASVDKSCQKNKTIGMISIGWDPGMFSINRIYGEALLPDGDTYTFWGKGLSQGHSDAIRRVEGVKAGVQYTIPSNEAIEKVRSGIRPNLTTKQKHARECFIVLKDGVDAKKVENEIKTMPNYFEPYDTTVNFISQEEFDKNHNTMPHGGFVIRSGKSSDNVNQVIEYALKLDSNPEFTASVLVAYARATYRMSKKGEFGAKTVFDVAPILLSPKSSQDLIKELL, from the coding sequence ATGAATAATCAAATTAAAGTTGCAATTGTTGGATACGGAAATTTAGGAAGAGGTGTTGAACTTTCTATTTTAAAAAATCCTGATATGAGTTTAGTGGCGGTTTTTTCAAGAAGAGACCCAAAAAGTGTAACTACGATAAATACTCCTGTATATTCTTTAGATAATATTTTAGATTTTAAAGAAAAGATAGATGTTTTAATTTTATGTGGTGGTTCAAAAGATGATTTACCTATTCAAGGACCAAAATATGCAGAGCATTTTAATGTAGTAGATAGCTATGATAATCATGCTGAAATCCCAGCATACTTTGCAAGTGTTGATAAATCTTGCCAAAAAAATAAAACTATAGGAATGATTTCAATTGGTTGGGATCCTGGAATGTTCTCAATAAATAGAATCTATGGAGAAGCTCTTTTACCTGATGGTGATACATATACATTTTGGGGAAAAGGTTTAAGCCAAGGACATTCTGATGCAATAAGAAGAGTTGAAGGTGTAAAAGCTGGAGTTCAATATACAATTCCATCTAATGAAGCTATTGAAAAAGTAAGAAGTGGAATTAGACCAAATTTAACTACAAAACAAAAACATGCAAGAGAGTGTTTTATTGTATTAAAAGATGGTGTAGATGCTAAAAAAGTGGAAAATGAAATAAAAACTATGCCAAACTATTTTGAACCTTATGATACTACTGTAAATTTCATAAGCCAAGAAGAGTTTGACAAAAATCACAATACAATGCCTCATGGAGGATTTGTAATTAGAAGTGGAAAATCAAGCGACAATGTAAATCAAGTAATTGAATATGCTTTAAAACTTGATAGTAATCCAGAATTTACTGCTAGTGTACTTGTTGCTTATGCAAGAGCTACATATAGAATGTCTAAAAAAGGTGAATTTGGAGCAAAAACAGTATTTGATGTAGCACCAATTCTTTTATCGCCAAAATCTTCTCAAGACTTGATAAAAGAACTTTTATAA
- a CDS encoding coiled-coil domain-containing protein, with amino-acid sequence MGKASFSVDKVTQNTDIHTQRLNGFSCAIIVNCSNNYFKKFYEYDEFLSKAQNIYKEKIKQNMQKSAIFNLFQEAIISINEDHQEDDIIDLFFELKQKFGGHELINLTIHKDEGYFQKDGRNYYPNKNILKKGNDWFITSDSSNGKKNEDFTILVNINEFNKVLTPHAHAIFSMFDFKLGRNARMQKKDMVERLKFVAQILKMDYAPQKISNTINNLNEEDLKNLDNQINIRNQNLLDINTQVASKEIELEELSLKLAEQYHALNDIVNRIKQKENDLDDLISQVLIKEDILDSLNNTISLKGTTITSLETQIKQKEFRLDELNHKIDIKMQGIAI; translated from the coding sequence ATGGGAAAAGCTTCTTTTAGTGTTGATAAAGTAACACAAAATACAGATATTCATACTCAAAGGTTGAATGGATTTAGCTGTGCAATTATTGTAAATTGTAGTAATAACTATTTTAAAAAATTTTATGAATATGATGAGTTCTTGTCAAAAGCACAAAATATTTATAAAGAAAAAATAAAACAAAATATGCAAAAAAGTGCTATTTTTAATTTATTTCAAGAGGCAATAATATCAATAAATGAAGATCATCAAGAAGATGATATTATTGATTTATTTTTTGAATTAAAACAGAAATTTGGGGGACATGAATTAATAAATCTTACAATACATAAAGATGAAGGATATTTTCAAAAAGATGGTAGAAATTACTATCCTAATAAAAATATCCTAAAAAAAGGAAATGATTGGTTTATTACTTCAGATAGTAGTAATGGTAAAAAAAATGAAGACTTTACAATATTGGTTAATATAAATGAATTTAATAAAGTCTTAACTCCACATGCTCATGCTATTTTTTCAATGTTTGATTTTAAACTTGGAAGAAATGCAAGAATGCAAAAAAAAGATATGGTTGAAAGGCTTAAATTTGTTGCACAAATTTTAAAAATGGATTATGCTCCTCAAAAAATATCAAATACCATTAATAATTTAAATGAAGAAGATTTAAAAAATTTAGATAATCAAATAAATATAAGAAATCAAAATTTACTTGATATAAATACTCAAGTTGCTTCAAAAGAGATTGAGTTAGAGGAATTAAGTCTAAAATTAGCTGAACAATATCATGCTTTAAACGATATTGTAAATAGAATAAAACAAAAAGAGAATGATTTAGACGATTTGATATCTCAGGTTTTAATCAAAGAAGATATTTTAGATAGTCTAAATAATACAATATCATTAAAAGGTACAACTATTACTAGTCTTGAAACACAAATAAAACAAAAAGAGTTTAGATTAGATGAATTAAATCATAAAATAGATATAAAAATGCAAGGAATTGCTATATAA
- the hemN gene encoding oxygen-independent coproporphyrinogen III oxidase, whose translation MIDFAKFVKYSKPGPRYTSYPTAPEFSESFTQEDLKEFYKNQSDERALSLYIHMPFCRSACYFCGCNTIFTSKEDKKEKYIEYLKKELNILKNHLNTKRVVTQMHFGGGTPTFFSPSQLKEVIIAIKEIFPNFSSDAEISCEVDPRFFTVEHMNVLKDGGCNRLSFGVQDLDEDVQKTIHRIQPFQLTQNVINIARNAGINSINTDLIYGLPYQTRESFKKTLEQMVTLNTDRFAVFNYAHVPWLMKTMRKFDETTFPTPEVKLEMLKDTIDFFISNGYKMVGMDHFAKPEDELFKAIEKGELHRNFQGYTTKGGADLIGIGLTSIGNGVDYYAQNFKDLDSWEKAIDNGDLPVFKGYKLSDDDILRQFVIMELMSNFSLNIKRVENEFKINFKDYFSDALLLLKEFEDAELIKINDEKIEVFPTGTMLIRNICMPFDAYLNKIPEDKRRFSKTI comes from the coding sequence ATGATAGATTTTGCAAAATTTGTAAAATATTCAAAACCAGGACCAAGATATACTTCATATCCAACTGCTCCTGAGTTTAGTGAAAGTTTTACACAAGAAGATTTAAAAGAGTTTTATAAAAACCAAAGTGATGAAAGAGCATTATCTCTTTATATTCATATGCCTTTTTGTAGAAGTGCCTGTTATTTTTGTGGTTGTAATACGATATTTACTTCAAAAGAAGATAAAAAAGAGAAATATATTGAATATTTAAAAAAAGAGTTAAATATACTAAAAAACCATTTAAATACAAAAAGAGTTGTAACTCAAATGCACTTTGGTGGTGGAACTCCAACATTCTTCTCTCCTTCTCAATTAAAGGAAGTAATTATTGCTATAAAAGAGATTTTCCCAAACTTTAGTTCTGATGCTGAAATATCTTGTGAAGTAGATCCTAGATTTTTTACAGTTGAACATATGAATGTTCTAAAAGATGGAGGCTGTAATAGACTTAGTTTTGGAGTTCAAGATTTGGATGAGGATGTACAAAAAACTATTCATAGAATACAACCTTTTCAACTAACACAAAATGTTATAAATATTGCAAGAAATGCTGGAATAAACTCTATAAATACAGATTTAATTTATGGTTTACCATATCAAACAAGAGAAAGTTTTAAGAAGACTTTAGAACAAATGGTTACATTAAATACAGATAGATTTGCTGTATTTAATTATGCACATGTTCCTTGGCTTATGAAAACTATGAGGAAATTTGATGAAACAACATTTCCAACTCCAGAAGTTAAACTTGAAATGTTAAAAGATACTATAGACTTTTTTATATCAAATGGTTATAAAATGGTAGGAATGGATCACTTTGCTAAGCCAGAAGATGAACTGTTTAAAGCCATTGAGAAAGGTGAACTGCATAGAAATTTCCAAGGATATACAACTAAAGGTGGTGCAGATTTAATAGGTATTGGACTAACTTCTATTGGAAATGGTGTTGATTATTATGCACAAAATTTTAAAGATTTAGATTCTTGGGAAAAAGCTATTGATAATGGTGATTTACCAGTATTTAAAGGATATAAGCTTTCAGATGATGACATTCTTAGACAATTTGTTATTATGGAGCTTATGAGTAACTTTTCTTTAAATATAAAAAGAGTTGAAAATGAATTTAAAATAAATTTTAAAGATTATTTTAGTGATGCCCTACTTTTATTAAAAGAGTTTGAAGATGCAGAACTTATAAAAATAAATGATGAAAAAATTGAAGTTTTTCCCACTGGAACTATGCTAATAAGAAATATTTGTATGCCATTTGATGCATATCTAAATAAAATTCCTGAAGATAAAAGAAGATTCTCAAAAACTATTTAA
- the argF gene encoding ornithine carbamoyltransferase, with product MRHFLSLIDYKKDEILEILSLARQIKDETKRREFKDYMPKKVLGMIFEKSSTRTRVSFETGIYQLGGIGLFLSSNDIQLGRGEPMSDTARVISRMVDMVMIRTFEQEKLEDFAKYSKVPVINGLTDKFHPVQLLADYLTIMEEGLDKDLVVAYIGDGNNMAHSWLNLAAKLGFELRIATPKDYQVDSDVLENALNEAKKSGAKISISFDPKIAVKDATVVTTDTWISMGQEAEKEKRIKDFAGYMVNEDMMKLAKENAIFLHCLPAYREYEVSSSVLEGSQSRIFEEAENRLHAQKAVMVWLDRKRDEK from the coding sequence ATGCGACACTTCTTAAGCTTAATTGACTATAAAAAAGATGAGATTTTAGAAATACTTTCTTTAGCAAGACAGATAAAAGATGAAACAAAAAGAAGAGAATTTAAAGATTATATGCCTAAAAAAGTTTTAGGTATGATATTTGAAAAAAGTTCTACTAGAACAAGAGTATCTTTTGAAACTGGTATTTATCAACTAGGTGGAATTGGATTGTTTTTATCATCAAATGATATTCAGCTAGGTCGTGGTGAACCTATGAGTGATACAGCCAGAGTAATTTCAAGAATGGTTGATATGGTAATGATTAGAACTTTTGAGCAAGAAAAACTTGAAGATTTTGCCAAATATTCTAAAGTTCCAGTTATAAATGGACTTACAGATAAATTTCACCCAGTTCAATTATTAGCTGATTATCTTACAATTATGGAAGAAGGTTTAGATAAAGATTTAGTTGTTGCTTATATTGGAGATGGTAATAATATGGCACATTCTTGGTTAAATCTTGCAGCTAAACTTGGATTTGAATTAAGAATTGCAACTCCAAAAGATTATCAAGTAGATAGTGATGTTTTAGAAAATGCTTTAAATGAAGCTAAAAAAAGTGGTGCAAAAATATCTATTAGCTTTGATCCAAAAATAGCTGTAAAAGATGCTACAGTTGTTACAACTGATACTTGGATTTCAATGGGACAAGAGGCTGAAAAAGAGAAAAGAATAAAAGATTTTGCTGGATATATGGTTAATGAAGATATGATGAAATTAGCAAAAGAAAATGCAATATTTTTACATTGTTTACCAGCTTATAGAGAATATGAAGTGAGCTCAAGTGTACTTGAAGGAAGTCAAAGTCGTATTTTTGAGGAAGCTGAGAATAGACTTCATGCACAAAAAGCTGTTATGGTTTGGCTAGATAGAAAAAGAGATGAGAAATAA
- a CDS encoding ribonucleoside triphosphate reductase, with the protein MIDYILKRDGSKQKFEAFKIEDAIKKAFKSVNIKYDKEAFFSVLFQIKSKSIKEVENIQDLIEKELYKIGYFDVMKSFMLYRHLHKIQREQILGLNDDTTYINSTQTIQEYINGEDWRIKANSNTGYSHAGLINNSAGKIIANYWLDKIYTKEQGYAHRNADIHIHDLDCLSAYCAGWSLRVLLDEGFNEVRGRVESFAPNHFREALGQMANFLGILQSEWAGAQAFSSFDTYLAPYVFKDQLEFKDIKKAIRSFIYNLNVPARWGQSPFTNITIDWTIPNDLKDQIPTRHQKHLLLNISDNNLLKEAKNRGVNTLEELTYKHFQKEMNQINKAYYEIMTEGDKTGQPFTFPIPTVNITEDFDWEGENIDILFENTAKIGSSYFQNFIGSQYKKDENGNLVVNEEAYKPGHVRSMCCRLQLDLRELLKRGGGLFGSAEMTGSIGVVTINMARLGYLYKNDIKGLYNRIEELMDLAKDSLEKKRIFVQNMYDRGLYPYTKRYLPHFNNHFSTIGINGMNEMLKNFFEDESIDLSTSKGIDFTLELLDFMRAKMVEYQERTGNLYNLEATPAEGTTYRFAKEDKKRYKDIIQSGFEKNIYYTNSSQLPVDFTDDPFEALELQDNLQCKYTGGTVLHLYMKEQVSSIQACKKLVKNVITNFRLPYITITPLFSVCPKHGYLTGEYEYCPKCDNEILEKELENGKNKIA; encoded by the coding sequence ATGATTGATTATATTTTAAAAAGAGATGGATCAAAACAAAAGTTTGAAGCTTTTAAAATTGAAGATGCAATAAAAAAAGCTTTTAAAAGTGTAAATATTAAATATGATAAAGAAGCTTTTTTCTCAGTATTATTTCAAATAAAATCAAAAAGTATAAAAGAAGTTGAAAATATACAAGATTTAATAGAAAAAGAACTTTATAAAATTGGATATTTTGATGTTATGAAAAGTTTTATGCTATATAGACATCTTCATAAAATTCAAAGAGAACAGATTTTAGGCTTAAATGATGATACAACTTATATAAATTCAACTCAAACAATTCAAGAATATATAAATGGTGAAGATTGGAGAATAAAAGCAAACTCAAATACAGGATATTCTCATGCAGGACTTATAAACAACAGTGCTGGAAAAATAATAGCAAACTATTGGCTTGATAAAATTTATACAAAAGAACAAGGTTATGCACATAGAAATGCAGATATTCATATTCATGATTTAGATTGTTTGAGTGCTTATTGTGCTGGTTGGAGTTTAAGAGTTCTTTTAGATGAAGGGTTTAATGAAGTTCGTGGAAGAGTAGAAAGTTTTGCTCCAAATCATTTTAGAGAAGCCTTAGGACAAATGGCAAATTTTTTAGGAATACTTCAAAGTGAATGGGCTGGTGCTCAAGCTTTTAGTTCTTTTGATACTTATTTAGCTCCTTACGTATTTAAGGATCAATTAGAATTCAAAGATATAAAAAAAGCTATTCGTAGTTTTATTTATAATTTAAATGTTCCAGCACGTTGGGGGCAAAGTCCTTTTACAAATATTACTATTGATTGGACTATTCCAAATGATTTAAAAGATCAAATACCAACTCGTCACCAAAAACATCTTTTATTAAACATATCAGATAATAATCTTTTAAAAGAGGCTAAAAATAGGGGAGTTAATACTCTAGAAGAACTAACATATAAGCATTTTCAAAAAGAGATGAATCAAATTAATAAAGCATATTATGAAATAATGACAGAAGGTGATAAAACTGGTCAGCCATTTACTTTTCCAATACCCACAGTAAATATAACTGAAGATTTTGATTGGGAAGGTGAAAATATAGATATTTTATTTGAAAATACAGCAAAAATAGGAAGTAGTTACTTTCAAAATTTTATAGGAAGTCAATACAAGAAAGATGAAAATGGTAATTTAGTAGTAAATGAAGAAGCTTATAAACCTGGTCATGTAAGAAGTATGTGTTGTAGACTTCAATTAGATTTAAGAGAACTTTTAAAAAGAGGTGGTGGTCTTTTCGGAAGTGCTGAAATGACTGGAAGCATTGGAGTAGTAACTATAAATATGGCTAGGCTTGGATATTTATATAAAAATGATATCAAAGGTTTATATAATAGAATTGAAGAGCTTATGGATTTAGCAAAAGATAGTTTGGAAAAGAAAAGAATTTTTGTACAAAATATGTATGATAGAGGTCTTTATCCTTATACAAAAAGATATTTGCCTCACTTTAATAATCACTTTTCAACTATTGGTATAAATGGTATGAACGAAATGTTAAAAAACTTTTTTGAAGATGAAAGCATAGATTTATCTACATCAAAAGGGATTGATTTTACATTAGAATTATTAGATTTTATGCGAGCAAAAATGGTTGAATATCAAGAAAGAACTGGAAATTTATATAACCTTGAAGCAACTCCAGCAGAAGGAACAACTTATAGATTTGCAAAAGAGGATAAAAAAAGATACAAAGATATTATCCAATCTGGATTTGAAAAAAACATTTACTATACAAACTCTTCTCAACTACCAGTAGATTTTACAGATGATCCCTTTGAAGCTTTAGAATTACAAGATAATTTACAATGCAAATATACAGGAGGAACAGTTCTTCATCTATATATGAAAGAACAAGTTTCAAGTATTCAAGCTTGTAAAAAATTAGTAAAAAATGTGATAACAAACTTTAGATTACCATATATTACTATAACACCACTGTTTTCAGTTTGTCCTAAACATGGTTATTTAACTGGAGAATACGAGTATTGCCCAAAATGTGATAATGAAATTTTAGAAAAGGAATTAGAAAATGGAAAAAATAAAATTGCTTGA
- the nrdD gene encoding anaerobic ribonucleoside-triphosphate reductase, whose amino-acid sequence MEKIKLLEKNIEKRTKCIVYTRVMGYHRPVESFNIGKKGEHKQRVKFTEPKNCL is encoded by the coding sequence ATGGAAAAAATAAAATTGCTTGAGAAAAATATAGAAAAAAGAACTAAATGTATAGTATATACTAGGGTTATGGGATACCATAGACCAGTTGAAAGTTTCAATATAGGAAAAAAAGGTGAACACAAACAAAGAGTTAAATTTACTGAACCAAAAAATTGTTTATGA